The Acidimicrobiales bacterium genome includes the window GCCGTACCCGTAGCCGCCGGGTGGGGGTGTCGCGGGCGGAGGCCCCGCCGGCGGCGGGTAGGACGGTGGCCCCGCAGGGGGCGGCCCAGGCGGGGGACCACCGGATACCGGAGGTACGGAAGTGGTCATGTCTGCAGTGAACGCCCTGGTGCGCGTGCGCCCAAGGGCCGAACGTCACCTCGCCCCGGTGACGCCGGTCACCCGGCCACGGTGCCCGTTCACTCGACCACGCGCAGCGTCGAGGGGATGTCCATGCGCCGAAGGCGGCGCACGGTGAGCAGCGGCGCCACCGCCACGGCGAGCACGCCGAGGACGAGCGCGGTGGCCACGGTGGTGGTCGAGAGGTAGGTCACCACGCCGATGTCGGGCAGGGTCTCGGGGACGATCGATGCCATCAGCCAGGCGAGCAGGAGCCGGCCGGCCACCACCCCGGTGACGGTGCCCAGCACGCCGATGACCACGCTCTCCGTCACCGCCACCCGCACCACGCGGTGCACCGGTAGGCCGAAGGCGAACAGCGTGGCGTTCTCCCGAGCCCGTTCGTCCATGTTGATCGAGGTGGCGTTGAAGGCGATGAGCAGGGCCATGAGCAGCACCGCACCCTCGATGACGCGGAAGATGCCGAGCACCTCGTCGATCTGGTCGCGCACCCCCTGGGCCAGGTCGGTGACGGGCTGCACCGAGGCCACCCCTTCCTGGCCGAAGAGGGACCGTTGGACGTCCTCGACGGTCACCCCGTCGGCGGGGGCGACCCGCAGCGTGTTCACCACGCCCTCCAGGTCGAACAGCGAGGCCCACTCGTCGTCGAGGTACACCACGAAGCGGTAGGGGTTCGGCTGCAGCGCGATCACGGGGAGGTCGGTCGTCACCCAGCGGTAGCCCACGCCCTCGCGATAGGGATGGCGAAGAGCGACCTGGTCGCCGACGCCGATGCCGAGGTCGCCCGCCGCCTTCTCGGTGAGCACGAGGCCGGGCTCGTCGCTGTCGAGGTCGCCGGCGGTGGCGGTGGGGACCCACAGGTCGCTCTGGAGGTCCGTGAGGTACAGCGCGACGTCGATCTCGTCATCCCCGGGCGCCAGCGTGCCGCCGAGGGTGAGCCCTGGCTCGGCCGCACGAAGCATCGGGTCCTCGGTGATAGCCGTCACCTCGGGCGAGTCGGCCAGGGCGAACCCTTCCAGGTCCACGGTCAGGCGGTCCGGGGTGTCGCCCACGATCTCGGCGTCGCCGGCGTCGATGGTGGCGACGAACGAGTCGATCATGCCGATCACCCCGACGAGCGTGGTGATCGCCGCCGCGATGCCGAGCGCGGTCAGGACGGTGCGGCGAGGCTCGCGGAGCACGTTGCGGAACGGCATCTGGGCCACACTCGAACCGGGGAGCGGGAGACGGCTGACCAGGGGAGCGAGGCCGCCGCCCGCGGCCCGGTGGGTGGTGCTGACGGCCTCGACCGGGGTCACCCGCACCGCTCGCCACACGGGGATGGCCGTGGCGACCAGGGGGAGGAGCAGCCCGAGGGCGGCGCCCCGCAGAAAGATCCCGGGATGGAAGGCGAAGCGCCATTCGGGCAGGGGGAAGAAGCCCGAGAGCAGGTCGGCCATCAACTGGTCGATGAGCAGGCCGACACCGATGCCGAAGGCGACGCCCAGCAGCGCCACCTGCGCGCCCACGAGCAGGGGACGGACCGCGATCGTCGACGGCGGCACGCCCAGCGCCATGCCGATGCCGATCTCGCGACGCTGGGCCTCCACGATGCGCACCGTGAGGTTGAACGCCGCGAACGTCGCGCCGGCCAGGATCAGGAAGGCGAAGATGTCGTAGAAGCGCTGGTCGCCCTCGACGTCGTCGTAGAGCAGGCGAAGGACGAGGTCGTCCTCCTGGCGGGTGATGGTGGTGCCGAGCTCGCCCAGGTCGGCGGCGAGGGCGTCCTCGAGCTCGCGTTGGATGCGGTCCCGGTCGGCGCCGGGGCGGACCGTGATGGCCAGGCCGTTGGCCTGGTCGGCGTGGTCCGTCAGCCGCTGCACCGTGGCCAGCGGCGCGTAGAGCACCGCGAAGTCGGCGAACACGCTGCCCCGGTTGTCCACGGGGAAGAAGTTCTCGGGGGATAGCCCGGTGCCCACGTAGCGAAGCTCGCGTCCGCCGCTCAGGCGCAGCGTGCCGGTCGGGGGGAGGTCGTGGTTGGCGGCGAGGTGCTCGTCGACCACCACGACGTCGCGCCCGGCGTCGTCGGGACGGAGCCCGCGGCCGCCCACCGTGGCGATGCCGCTGACGTCCGGGCCGCCATCGGTGACGTCCACGCCGACGAGGCGACCGGGGACGAGGACGAGCTCGTCGGGGGTGGACGCGTCGACCTGGATGGGCTCCTGGAGGCGGGGCTCGACCTCCTCGAGGTCCGCGGCGCTCGGGATGGAGCGGGCCAGGTCGACCAGTTCGTCGGCGCCGGCGTAGCTGCCGGTGGTCAGCTCGAGGCGCAGGTCGTACATGTTCAGCGCCGCGTAGCTGGCGTCGTAGGACGCCAGCCGCCAGGCCGAGACGCTGGTGAGGCCCGAGTAGGTGCCCGAGCCGATGGCGATGATGAGGGCGATGGCCGCCACCTGGAGCCACCGGGCGCGGAGGTCGCGCCACGACCAGCGGAGCCAGAGCAGGGCCCGGGCGCCTCGCCCGGTCGCGGCCGCCGAGGGTGCGGTGGAGGTCACCAGTGAAGGCTGGCGATCTCGGCCGTGCCCCCTGGTGGTGGGCCGTCACCCACGATCGTGCCGCTCGAGAGCTCGACCACCCGGTCGGCCACCCGGCTGATCTCGCGGTTGTGGGTGACGATCACCACGGTGACGCCGGCGTGTGACTGCTCGTGCAGCAGTTCGAGGATGGCGATGCCGGTGTGGAAGTCGAGCTCGCCGGTGGGCTCGTCGGCGAGCAGGACGGGGTTGCCGGTGGCGAGGGCACGGGCGATGGCCACCCGCTGCTGCTCACCGCCGGAGAGCTGATGGGAGAAGTGGTCCACCCGGCTGCCGAGGCCCACCCGGTCGAGCACCTCGACCGCGCTCGGCCCCGCCCGGTCGTCCCGGGCCACGTCGATGGCGAACTGGACGTTCTCCCGGGCGGTGAGGGCCGGGAACAGGTTGAACGATTGGAACACGAAGCTGACGGTCTCCCGCCGGAACCGGAACAGGTCCTTGCGGCTGGCGCCGTCGAGGGTGTGCCCCGCGACGCACACCGAACCCTCGCTCGGGGTGTCGAGCGCCCCGATCAGGTTCAACAACGTGGTCTTGCCGCACCCCGACGGGCCGAGCACCACGAGGAACTCGCCCTCCTCGACGGTCAGGTCGACGTCGTGCAGTGCGGTCACCCGGCTGTCGCCCACGTCGTAGTGGCGGGCGACGCCGGCGAGCTCGATCACGGGCATGGGGCTCCTCGGGGTCCCGGCCATCGTCGTCGAACCGTCCCGTCGTCGCCAGGGACCTTCGGCTCTCCCCAAGCGCCCGAGGATCGGGGACACTGGCCACCAGTGGACGACGCGCTGGTGACCGAAGAGGCCTTCGATGCGTTGCTCGGCGCGCTCGCCGCCGAGGGGCGCACCGTGATCGGGCCGCAGGTCCGAGACGGGGCCATCGTGCTCGACGAGCTGTCCGGGGTGGCCGACCTGCCCATCGGCTGGGCCGACGACCAGGGCCCGGGGCGCTACCGGTTGCGCCGCCGAGACGACGACGCCCACTTCGGCTTCACCACGCCGTCCACCTCGTGGCGGCCCTTCCTGCACCCGGCGCACGAGACGGTGTTCCGGGCCCGCCTCGACGGCGGTGGGTTCGAGGTCGAACCCCCGCCGGCGCCGCCGCCGCTCGCCTTCGTCGGTGTGCGGGCGTGCGACCTCCGGGGCATCGAGGTGCAGGACCGCGTGCTGCGCGATGGCGCCTTCCCCGACGCCGGCTACGCGGCCCGGCGCGCCGACGTGTTCGTCATCGCCGCCGACTGCAGCGAGTCCGGTCCCACCTGCTTCTGCGCATCCATGGGCTCGGGGCCCGCCGCCGAGGCGGGATTCGACCTCGCCGTCGCCGAGCGCCTCGACGGCGACCGGCCGCGGTTCTTCGTGCGCGTCGGCACCGAGCGAGGAGCGGCGCTGCTCGCCCGGGTGGAGCACCAGCCGGCGGACGACGCCGACCGCGCCGACGCAGCGGCCGCGGCCGAGCGGGCCGCCGCCGGACAGGTCCGCTCCGTCCCCGCCACAAGCGTCGCCGGTCTGCTGGCCCGCAACCTCGAGCACCCGCGGTGGGACGAGGTCGCCGAGCGCTGCCTCGCCTGCACCAACTGCACCATGGTCTGCCCCACGTGCTTCTGCACGAACGTCGAGGACAGCGTCGACCTCGGCGCAACGGTCGCCGAGCGCACCCAGCGGTGGGATTCCTGCTTCACCCTCGACTTCACCTATCTCGCCGGCGCCCCGGTGCGCGGCAGCGTCCGCTCCCGGTACCGCCAGTGGCTCACCCACAAGCTCTCGACGTGGGTCGACCAGTTCGACGAGCTGGGCTGCGTCGGTTGCGGTCGCTGCGTCACGTGGTGCCCCGTGGGCATCGACCTCACGGAGGAGGTCGCCGCCATCGCCGCCGCCGACGGCGCGCTGCGCCCCGAAGGGAGCACGCCGTGAAGCCCATCGCCGACCTGCTCGCCGAGCACCCGTTCTTCGAGGGCGTGGGCGCGGAAGAGCTCACGGCCCTCGCCGGCATCGGCACCG containing:
- a CDS encoding 4Fe-4S dicluster domain-containing protein, encoding MDDALVTEEAFDALLGALAAEGRTVIGPQVRDGAIVLDELSGVADLPIGWADDQGPGRYRLRRRDDDAHFGFTTPSTSWRPFLHPAHETVFRARLDGGGFEVEPPPAPPPLAFVGVRACDLRGIEVQDRVLRDGAFPDAGYAARRADVFVIAADCSESGPTCFCASMGSGPAAEAGFDLAVAERLDGDRPRFFVRVGTERGAALLARVEHQPADDADRADAAAAAERAAAGQVRSVPATSVAGLLARNLEHPRWDEVAERCLACTNCTMVCPTCFCTNVEDSVDLGATVAERTQRWDSCFTLDFTYLAGAPVRGSVRSRYRQWLTHKLSTWVDQFDELGCVGCGRCVTWCPVGIDLTEEVAAIAAADGALRPEGSTP
- a CDS encoding ABC transporter permease, with the protein product MTSTAPSAAATGRGARALLWLRWSWRDLRARWLQVAAIALIIAIGSGTYSGLTSVSAWRLASYDASYAALNMYDLRLELTTGSYAGADELVDLARSIPSAADLEEVEPRLQEPIQVDASTPDELVLVPGRLVGVDVTDGGPDVSGIATVGGRGLRPDDAGRDVVVVDEHLAANHDLPPTGTLRLSGGRELRYVGTGLSPENFFPVDNRGSVFADFAVLYAPLATVQRLTDHADQANGLAITVRPGADRDRIQRELEDALAADLGELGTTITRQEDDLVLRLLYDDVEGDQRFYDIFAFLILAGATFAAFNLTVRIVEAQRREIGIGMALGVPPSTIAVRPLLVGAQVALLGVAFGIGVGLLIDQLMADLLSGFFPLPEWRFAFHPGIFLRGAALGLLLPLVATAIPVWRAVRVTPVEAVSTTHRAAGGGLAPLVSRLPLPGSSVAQMPFRNVLREPRRTVLTALGIAAAITTLVGVIGMIDSFVATIDAGDAEIVGDTPDRLTVDLEGFALADSPEVTAITEDPMLRAAEPGLTLGGTLAPGDDEIDVALYLTDLQSDLWVPTATAGDLDSDEPGLVLTEKAAGDLGIGVGDQVALRHPYREGVGYRWVTTDLPVIALQPNPYRFVVYLDDEWASLFDLEGVVNTLRVAPADGVTVEDVQRSLFGQEGVASVQPVTDLAQGVRDQIDEVLGIFRVIEGAVLLMALLIAFNATSINMDERARENATLFAFGLPVHRVVRVAVTESVVIGVLGTVTGVVAGRLLLAWLMASIVPETLPDIGVVTYLSTTTVATALVLGVLAVAVAPLLTVRRLRRMDIPSTLRVVE
- a CDS encoding ABC transporter ATP-binding protein; the encoded protein is MPVIELAGVARHYDVGDSRVTALHDVDLTVEEGEFLVVLGPSGCGKTTLLNLIGALDTPSEGSVCVAGHTLDGASRKDLFRFRRETVSFVFQSFNLFPALTARENVQFAIDVARDDRAGPSAVEVLDRVGLGSRVDHFSHQLSGGEQQRVAIARALATGNPVLLADEPTGELDFHTGIAILELLHEQSHAGVTVVIVTHNREISRVADRVVELSSGTIVGDGPPPGGTAEIASLHW